The Chelmon rostratus isolate fCheRos1 chromosome 9, fCheRos1.pri, whole genome shotgun sequence sequence TCCTGGAGGAACGGCTAGAGAGTGTAGACATAAATTCATAATCAAAGGACTGTGGGTATCATTTCAGGCAAATACCACCAGGATGCCTAACAGACAAAGCTGTGGTGCAGCTAGTGGGTGAGATTATAACACTGGATGGCTTTTGTCAAGCGTAGATTGTCTGAGTTGGCTTTGCtgcatccctctctctcacttttccctctctttccagcTGTCAATGTctgaataaagcagaaatgccaaaacaagagaaaaaaaatctaaaaagacACTGATAGGATGGGATTCAGCAGGAAAACCAATCCTATTGTCAGTACAGTTAAATACAGTGTCGTAATGACCACAGTGTGTTAAATACCAGCTTCAATAAGTTTCCAGTGCTGTCAAATTATCACATTAAAAGTGATACTGAAACTGTTCTTCCAAAATCACTTTATGTTACAGGGTCTCTGAATAATAGAGGAATTAAAAGGCAACAGAACATCAAGTCAATCAAATCATAATCGTGAGTAATTTATTCAAAATTTTATATTCATAATTGTGCCTTTGCTAAACCTCCTGCTGCTGGTAcgcctgtcacacacagagtttACAGTGTCAACGTTGGCAGATTTACCACTGAAATTCACAGTAACACTAGGATTCATCACAGGggtaaacaaaagcaggattCTCCTTTCTATGCCGCCAAtataagctaatgctaatgcttaaaCTCTATGATTCAGCTGACATTTCCATGTGACTTCAAAATGTGAGCCCTGTAAAAGGGTCTTAATGGCTTAATGGGTCCTGATGGCTGCTTACATGACACCATGCTAAAAGCCTGAGGCGAAAGCAACGTGTCCCAGGCATAACACCAGCATCCTCAGCAGCTGTTGAACCTTAAATGTATAGAAGGGAGCAGCATTGTTAGTGTATTTCAGTGTAGAGAGTGTCTCCCCATGGCATGgtattaaagataaaaatagtcAAATGTAGGCTAATTAAAACGTTCTTCTCTTGAATTGTTTGGATGCTTACCATGGAGTAAAAACAGTACTTCCATTTCGGCTGTGCTTCATTGCATTCATATTTTCAAACAGTGTGCTTCACTTTTataaaggagaaggaggaggaaggagatgtttggctgcagctgctggagtgtGAACATCcccagaacaaacacagagcaggactgagctgcCATCAGTGCGCTAAATACTGATATAGTTGCATTTGGCTCACAGGTTGACATAAACCTGTGCACAAACAGTGGATGTGTTGGTCCTGAGcaggtattttttaaatgtaacctGCAACCCCGCAAAATAATGTAGACAGCTTATAACATATGGCCATTGCCTTTGGAGATAATGCTTGGTTACTACTGTAGGCAGTAAGCTACATTTGCATCTTAGGTTAGAGCAGGTTTTGCCTTTGCTCTCTCTACAAAAAAGATGCCACGCTCAAAACTCTTGAGATACAGAGTGTTGCTCTTCTTACAGACTCAAGCACGCCACTTCAACATGTACATAAATGCAAGGCTTGACAGGCTTGGGTGGTTGCTGTTGGTAGGAGGGGCTTTAGCCAAGTGCCAATTATGTTGTATCTACAGTAGTCCAGAAGGGACGGACCAAATACTTGCTCTAGAGAGGGcatttctcctgtttttattgGCCTCTTTAGGTGCTTGGAAGGGGAAGGTGAAACAACGTGTATTCAGTTGGTttcaatctgcaacctcactgctagatgccactaacTGCGACACACTGGTGCTTTAAAGGATCATTAAACTTATTTCAGTTCATCCTAAAGTGGACACAAATGAGTGTGCCAAATTTTGTGGATTTGTGCCAATCCACCTAATagctgctgagacatttcactcaaaaccactaGTGTCTGCCTCACGGTGGCCCTAGAAGAAGCACATGTCGATCTGCTTTATCAGGACCACCGAGTCCTGTGTTACTGATGCTGTAATCAACACAGCAGGAAGTTATTTTCAGGAGAGGGCACATTAATGCAGGGGGAGACTGCTGTGATAGCACTCATCCCCGACAACAGCGTAAACCCCAACTGGCAGAAAAGATCAGAATGAACTGCTGATGAATGTTCTGCAGATGATCGTTTGGAAAGAATGGGTCAGTGGCTGGCTGGAGGATGTTCCTGACCTGGGCCTGGATGCCTGTAAGGCTAAAAGACATAACCAGATACCCGCAGAAATTATTCTGCATTCTTCGCCGTTCAACAGGTGGTAGATACACTGATTAACTGAGCTGATGAATGGATCCAGCTCGGTCCAGCTTGGGAGAAGATGTCTCTATATATAGTCTGTGTAAAGAAATCTAAATACAGACTGTGTGGGCATCATGTCCATATGcttttgtgcattatttttgccAACAaatgtgttatgtgtgtgttccttcgTGATGACAGCTGAGGTGTTTTGGCATTGGTTAATGCCTTGGACTGATTATGAGATGTTGGGATCCCGAGCACAGACACGTGAAAGGTAATCTATTCCACCAATGCCTGCACCTGGCTTGGGGTCCATGAGCAACTCTGGAACAGCCCCGCAACTGGCCCATTTGGTAACACGTCCATTATCAATACAGTACCAGATGGAAAGAAACTAATATTAGCGTAACACAATCAATAATCCACCCACCCATCATGTGGAGATGACTGCTCCTCCATCTGTGGCCatgaatgctgctgctgtggataCTAAGACAGAACCACAATGATGCAGAAGACCGTTGTTCTCTGTGATGTCCTCCATACTGTGCCTGTGTGTCGGGTAGCGAGTGACGCGAAAGAGACTTTGAAATCTGACTTGAGTGACGAGAGCGTCCTGACTGAGGCTTTAGGAAATCTGAGCCTCCAAATGTGGCTCTGATCCAGTtttcaaaaatcacattttatgtgtttttattgctgtcCAGACTTTCTAAAATCAATCTGGGTAAAATCTGGACAAGCCGAAAAATGGATTAGGGCTGGCAGTCTGAATAAGGCTTTGGTGTCCAAAAggtccaaactgaaaacagagctgaatgttttattgtgcttttcatCTTTCAGTAAATGCCAACAGTGTGGGGAACTCATATATAATGCACCTAAATTCCCTTTCCACGCacatacatttgaaaaactAGAGGAGTGCACTCAGTGGAGTTCAGATCTCTGCCAGGCTCAGAGTCAAGATGGCAGCAAAGATAACAAAAATGggaatttattcatttcatatcGTGCCAAAGTGGAACATAACATATTAGATGTGGAAATAATCTGCGGAGGCTCCGTTTCAAGATAAGACCAAACTTCTCTATGGATGTCAGTGTTTGAGCGATGGCGAAGGCCAGAACGTGGTCAGAAACAGAATAAGTGAGGCTTGTTTTTAGCTGAGTCCATTGCCTTTAGTGTCTTTTGCTACATCAAAAAATAGCAATTACTGCTGAAAAGATTATCAACCAACCAACCACAAAAGGTCTGTGAGCATACAGTCATAAATGCATACAAACAttcctgctaaacatcaacatgttagtGTTGTCACTGTGGCCATGTTCTCCAAAACTCGATAATGTTAAAATGACCAGTGTTCTATTAGCCTAGATTAAATTTTACATGGCCTATTTTCATCCAtcaagtcaaaaaaaaaacttaatttatcTTGTCAACACCTTTAAAAAAGTGCTGTCTAGGTGTAAAAGTTTAATAAAGCTCGTCACAAAGCCTCAGGTAAAGTTCAGAGAGAGCCAAACTCAAGGTGTGAACGTGCTCCAAATGACAGATTTTCCTTCTAAAAACACCCACTGTTGTCTCGACATTTTTAATTAGGCTACCTTTTGCACCAGCCTCTGCCTGGGTTACTGAAAGAAACAGGTCGTGTGGACGtgtgaggaggcagaggaagaaataGAGCCGAGAAAATCAgggatgtgatgatgatgaacggTGTGTGTCCTCGAAAAACAGCGTGTGCAGACTCATTTGAAGCACATCTCAGCCTGACACTTTCTGCTGGGAACACTGGCCATTCAACGATTCACTGTCTGAGTGGCACTCTAATGTAGCTCTAATGGGTTTGCACCATTGACTTCACACAGACGCAGATGTCTATTAAACTACATTGTGGGGAAAATGTCacttaaatgaataaatctgtaggacaaaatacattttgtcaCCATTGTTCAAGGTAGTTTTCCATTAcaagcaaaagtcctgcattcattGTACAGAATGGTCCCTGTCTGCATGCTTTAATCTACAATaattcatcatattttacaAATTTATGGTGTGTTTTAGATCAAATTTGACCTGAAAAGTAACTGCCAGGCCCAACTATAGCTGACAGATACATGTAgatactgctgctgttatcaTATCTCTATTATTGTTATATAGATATTGTTGTGATTATATACATACACACCATATACTAGCATACAATTATATAATGTGTACTATCATACATATTTACATCTCATATACTGTTCTATTATTAGTCATAATTCTATGATTAGTATTATAGCTGTTATTGTATGGCTCTTTCTCTGATGTGTGGTTTGTTGTCTGATGCTCATTGCTTTACAAAGCACGTGTTACGATACCTCTTTACCTTAATTCACATATTACACATTAATATATTGTTATAATAAGTTGCTATCTGTGTTCATCAGTGAAGGACATTTGAGATTTTTGATTTGTCTGCTCAAATATTTATTTAGGTTTGTGTATGATTACATTTTTGTACATTCCACTCTTTGAAGATGGCTTTAAGTTTGCAGttttacagaaagaaaaaaactcattAACACATCATCACTatacttcacttttttttaaccgTTTGGATACATAAAATATTCTCATAGCAAGAAAAACTCATCCAAGTGAACTGTAGACTGTTCTTGACATTAATATTTATACACTCAGGCTCATAATGTTCACACGTTAACTTAATACTGGTGTAGGCCCACGAAGAGAAAATGCCCTTCATCCAACTCCAAACAACAACATACACAGTGCTCTGAGCACCACAGGAGGAATGACTGAGTTGCAGAACAGGTTTGTCAGAGAGTGTCCCCTTTCAGAAAGTGTGTTCCAGTTAGTACATACTGAGGAGCTGAGGTCATTTTACCGAGACGTGGAAGGAGCAGGGCAGGGAAAGGAAGCACTGCTGTTTCTCCCGTGTGTGCTCTCAGATGACACTCAGGCTTGTTTGACGAGAAAATGTCTGACAGCTGCCCCAGTGAACAGGAAGCCAGGTGGCTTTACGGGGCCACAGGTATGTAGGTGGTGTAGTTGAAGCTGCTCCAGCCGCTCTCTCTTCAGTACCAGTACAAGTCCTTCTTGTCCAGACGCCGTCCTGACAGagagaatacaaaaaaaagcgGTTTCTAAGCAGCACTGCGATGCATGCTGAGTAAAATTAGACTGTAGTACAcatattttatctttttcactgtgtagcATTTCttataaaatgcacaaatgaacaaaaaatgtgTAAGAATGGCAGGAACTAACCATTAATACTCAACAAGTACTCAAGATAGGATCAGATAGTGACAAGTGACTGTCTGAGTGAACGTTGTTTTCCTAATTTGTATATTTGGTCTCATGCCTAGGTATGTGGAAACTGAAAGTATGTCTCATAAGCCCGCTCGGGCGGTTATGAGACAAGTTTGCCTTCTgggctttctggcagaaagcctTCATGAGGCACGTGATGTAGAGGAGGACGGTCCATACAGGGAGGATAAATAAGGACTTTCACACAGATAGGAAACCTGAGTTTGAATCCAGTGTAAGGCCAAAGGTCAACGatgagcttttattttcagactGCGGTCTGACTTCAGTCCAAATCCAAAAGTCGACCCAATATAAGCCGATAAGAATGCGTGTCAGGCTTACAGCACTGTGTGGCGCAGGATGCAAGGCACTGACCCCGGTGCCAAGTTTTTCGGGAACCCCATGTGACAAGAGCCAAAaacacttcccataatgcatctcAGTACATCTATTTAACCTAGTTAACCCTAGTTTGTTACGCAGGCCTTTTGTTAACAATCTGAAGTCCCCAGTCTAAGGTGAGATAACCCTGATGCTGTTTTGAAGACCTTTGGAAATCTCCTTCAGACCTTAAAGTCCATCCATTCGTCTGTCTAAGAATTAATTGTGTTACTTGTTGCAATACATTTTTAGAGATGTTCTCGTGCGGCTGAAGGCTTACCAGGTTCAAAGCCCACTGCAGGGTCTACTGACTCTCTAAATCCTTGTGGCACCGTCCAGCTGGGAAGCAGTTCTGGCTTAGAGCTGGAAGCCATGCTGGGTCCCAGCTCACCGTGGTCATTATGCAGTAGGTTGAGCAGGGATCTGGCGTACTGCTGTCCAGTGAGACTCAAGCCTTCTGGGGAAAGAGAGTACGCAATCGACGGCAGTCCCGGGCCCTCTCCTGGCCTGGAGGTGAATGAGTGCCATGAGTCAGGAGCATCGTCCATAGGGCTGAAGGTCAGGAGATGTCCTACAGGCGGGACCTGTGACTCGGAGTAAGGGTCGTCACTCCCCTGACAGGGGCTGGCTTCTTCTGTGGGGACAAAGGAAGAAGTCATGTAGGGTGGATGAATGGGACTGACTGTCCTTTTTGGTTTTGGTATTGGTTTTGTGCGCTTACCCAGTTTAAGagttttacacattttctttgtttttgcagctggCGCCGAGGCCACGCAGACTTTGCTGAGAGCACGGGTGAAGTGAGCGTCCACCATGCTGTTGATGTCCCCCTGGAAGTAAGTCAGGATGACGTACTGCGAGTGCTTCTCCACCTTCACAGCCATCGGACTGTCGGTTCTGTCCTCCATGGGTCAGCTGTGAcggaagagaaaaacaggatgACAGATTTGATAtttctgctgtatttacagccacaaaaaagacaacatggCTGTCCACATTTTCTTTGGTCTCTCTTTGCATGTAATGgtgaaaaggtttttatttattgttttcatgctgATAAGTGAGTGTCATCATCGCTCTACTTACTTTCACTTTAGGATGTATTTACTTACCACCTGGTCTatttttaaaggtgcaatatgtaaCAATTGGCCACCTGTCGAAGGTTAgtccaaacaaataaaaggcaaaaatgctGCCCACTGTGCTCTTTGCCGTAGCTATCTatggctgtagctactagctgtcaatagctagttagctcagttagctgtgcagctagcgGCCCTATTAGCTGCTTGGAGTCTGCCTGGTCCAGGAGCTTGGAGCACTGGAGGTGTTGGTGTTTACACTGTGAGCAGTGGAACTGGGCTCAGCAGGCTCCCAGTGAATTACAGCTGGACTGGGATTGAACCTGTTTGACCACAGCACAGCGAAGGCAGTGAGGAGGTGGTTCACAGCAGCTCCGACCAGGACTGACTCCGGGGTTGTTGAGGACACGGCAGGCGGGAACAGGAGAGGCGTGAAAAGCAGCATGTGAAGCCAGGATATTTTCACATCTCCCTCAGTTAATTAAGGGTTAAtttcgaccaaaccagagttggcGATTGTTGGAAGAGCGGACAGACAGACCAAGATGGTTTCTGTgagtttttttgtctctttttgtttgaatgaactgtgtttgaCGATGAGCTCACAAGGCAATTAAGCGCATCTCAGCttggtaaaagagagaaacttgaattcaaaAGGTGTatggttgtatttttctgtttaacaAGGAAAATAGGTGTAAGCATATTTCTTCttatgacattttgtgagtttacTTTATTTATCAGACTAAAATTGCAATTTAAATTACATGTTGCTCCTTTAATAATGAGGTGACATTTTCATGTAGTCAAAAGTGATTTGAATATGTTTCTTATAACCTTTTGTACTGTTGAAAAGGCAAATCGAACTAAAGTCTCTCCTTATCTAAAGCAATTTAATCTGAACTTGCCCCTGATGACTCACTACATGGACTGCTGACGGCTGCCTTTAAAAACAGGCTGATTATagcacacagacagtaacaCAAACAGCATGCGTGTAAAGCAGACCTTTCATTCTGGTGACTTTTACAGCTCAGAAATCAGGTCTAGTACAAACATATTTTACTCACAAGGCATGAAAATCAGGTGATGGCGCGCACAATCCGTGTTCTCCAGCACCAAATTATCACTTCTAAGAAATGTCagtatgtgaaaaaaaatcactttgttCAATCTGCCAAAAGATTGAGATTATAGttacatttttaacataatAAGAAATATATTGTGTGGGTTTGCACTGCTGTCTTGATAATGGAGCTGAAATGTGTAAtgaatgtttccttttttgggGGAAACAGTAAGTGACTGACTGAAGTGTAAATCATCAGATTACATCCATCCCATAATGCAGATAGAAAAAATccctaatatatatatatatgtatatgtatatatacatatatgtatatgtatatatataaaccATTGTGTCAATTAAATTTGAAGGAACTTGCTCCTCTTACCGGACTGATGATTGACCAAAGACGACCAGGGAGGGCGTCGTTGCATTGACTGGTCGATCAAAGCTGATGTGAGCAGCGGCCTAATTTGTTGGAAAAAACAAATTGGTCGCTTAGCTGGAGCTTAAACATCAGAGTCATCTATTCGATTTGAAGAGCCAGCGACAGGTGTCCTTCCTTTCGTCCTCTCTTCTACAGACGAAACATTTCGCCCACTGGGCCTCTAGAGTTCCTTGGTGTGTGGGCCTGGGAGGGCGTGTGATGCTTGTTGAATGCAGGCAGCTATGAGCAGAATGTCATCCAGCCAGTTCCTCCTGAACCTAAATGACACCTTATTAAAACATTCCCCTGCCGCACTGTCAGAAACATATacagcagcttgtttccactgcaacAAGTCAGTGTTGGAGCTGATTTGTTTCTAGGAGCTTTGACTCACTAAATAATTTTAAATATAAGTAAATATAAATTTTttaagagacaaagacaaaaatgaggaAACGTAAGTCTAATAAGAGAATCAGTGTATACATGCAAATGCTAATACTGTAGTTATTTGCTGATGGTGAAAATTTGATGTTAGCAAATAATAAGATTATTTCAATTGCTACAATATTTTATACAGAATA is a genomic window containing:
- the vgll1 gene encoding transcription cofactor vestigial-like protein 1; this encodes MEDRTDSPMAVKVEKHSQYVILTYFQGDINSMVDAHFTRALSKVCVASAPAAKTKKMCKTLKLEEASPCQGSDDPYSESQVPPVGHLLTFSPMDDAPDSWHSFTSRPGEGPGLPSIAYSLSPEGLSLTGQQYARSLLNLLHNDHGELGPSMASSSKPELLPSWTVPQGFRESVDPAVGFEPGRRLDKKDLYWY